The following coding sequences are from one Opitutales bacterium window:
- a CDS encoding HD domain-containing protein: protein MRLYSSERLRQQIAFIKEIDALKGVTRRSLLLSRERYENSAEHSWHIALLAMIMTEYCPEELNTQHTVKLLLIHDIVEIDAGDVFIYDSEGQANKTDDEEAACERIFGLLPDDQAQHFKALWQEFEHGKTPEAIFARSIDRLMPLLHNYFNEGAAWKKHGVVYDQVIEVNSKIAEGSPKLWEFAQGLINDAVAQGWLSH, encoded by the coding sequence ATGCGGCTCTATTCTTCGGAACGTCTCAGGCAGCAAATCGCCTTTATCAAAGAGATCGATGCTCTCAAAGGAGTCACCCGTCGATCGCTTCTGCTGAGTCGTGAACGTTACGAGAACTCAGCTGAGCACAGTTGGCATATTGCACTCTTGGCAATGATCATGACCGAGTATTGCCCAGAGGAACTTAATACTCAGCATACCGTTAAACTTTTACTCATACACGATATAGTAGAAATCGACGCGGGCGATGTCTTCATCTACGACTCAGAGGGTCAGGCCAATAAAACGGATGACGAAGAGGCCGCATGTGAACGCATTTTTGGCCTGCTCCCCGATGATCAGGCCCAGCACTTTAAAGCGCTCTGGCAGGAGTTTGAGCACGGAAAAACCCCTGAAGCCATATTCGCCCGCTCGATCGATCGCCTCATGCCACTGCTCCATAACTACTTCAATGAGGGAGCAGCTTGGAAGAAACATGGGGTTGTTTACGATCAGGTTATTGAGGTGAATAGTAAAATCGCTGAAGGATCACCGAAGCTTTGGGAATTCGCCCAGGGACTGATTAATGACGCAGTCGCACAGGGCTGGCTATCTCACTAG